In a genomic window of Thermoplasmata archaeon:
- the gcvH gene encoding glycine cleavage system protein GcvH encodes MKFEQYDIPDNLVYHKEHHWLKKEGDHYIMGITDFAQKLAGDITYVDLPSEGDKVSLDKPFGTMESGKWVGKLYGPFDGEVVEVNQDIADDATLINRDPYNRGWIVKLKPKDPSQVSQLLNAAAYLEIMKKKLSEIKK; translated from the coding sequence ATGAAGTTCGAGCAATACGACATTCCCGACAACCTCGTTTACCACAAAGAGCACCACTGGCTCAAGAAGGAGGGCGACCACTACATTATGGGAATAACGGATTTCGCCCAGAAGCTGGCGGGCGACATAACCTATGTCGACCTCCCCTCGGAGGGCGACAAGGTGTCGCTGGACAAGCCCTTCGGTACGATGGAATCGGGTAAGTGGGTTGGCAAGCTCTACGGCCCGTTCGACGGCGAAGTTGTGGAAGTCAACCAGGATATTGCGGACGACGCCACACTCATCAATAGGGACCCCTACAACAGGGGCTGGATAGTGAAGCTCAAACCGAAAGACCCCTCTCAGGTCTCCCAGCTCCTCAACGCGGCTGCATATCTCGAAATAATGAAGAAGAAGCTCTCCGAGATAAAAAAGTAG
- the gatD gene encoding Glu-tRNA(Gln) amidotransferase subunit GatD, which translates to MTDDAYKGYRGRARARLIEFGVRVWSDVEVRTGHGVFEGIILPRSESADDYHIVLKLRNGYNIGLDVDSIQSIKEVGYREAKYKIPEKEFPRDPNKPNVTLLGTGGTIASRLDYRTGAVIPAFTPGELYGAVPELADIANLTTIKLYGVFSENMGPEQWKTTAEAIGKEVAKGADGIVIGHGTDTMHHTAAILSFMVQNSPVPIVMVGSQRSSDRPSSDAAMTLICSTMTAAKCDIAEVMVCMFGPTSEEYCLLHRGTRVRKMHSSYRSTFRTIGDIPLAMVSPQWGFRYLRQDYKKRRRDRDIIIDTKFDDRVAIVYYYPAMKPDIIDSLIDHGYRGIVIAGTGLGHVNKPLYPSLKRAKEEGIAMFMTVQTLWGYVQMYVYDTGRDLMELGVVPAANMLPEVAYVKLGWVLGHTQNPEEVKKMMLTPIAGEITEREPFNGYLIMQGGIPEVEEFVSKHFH; encoded by the coding sequence TTGACCGACGACGCCTACAAGGGGTACAGGGGCCGCGCGAGAGCCCGCCTCATCGAGTTCGGCGTGAGGGTATGGAGCGACGTCGAAGTCAGGACGGGGCACGGGGTGTTCGAGGGCATCATCCTGCCCCGCTCAGAGAGCGCGGACGACTATCACATAGTCCTCAAGCTGCGCAACGGCTACAACATCGGCCTCGATGTCGATTCGATACAGAGCATAAAGGAGGTCGGGTACAGGGAAGCAAAATACAAGATACCGGAAAAGGAGTTCCCCAGGGACCCGAATAAGCCCAACGTAACCCTGTTAGGCACCGGTGGCACCATCGCAAGTCGCCTCGATTACAGAACAGGGGCGGTGATTCCCGCCTTCACACCTGGCGAACTCTATGGCGCGGTCCCGGAGCTGGCCGACATCGCCAACCTGACCACTATAAAACTCTACGGGGTCTTCAGCGAGAATATGGGGCCGGAACAGTGGAAGACGACCGCAGAGGCCATAGGGAAGGAGGTGGCCAAGGGTGCGGACGGAATCGTCATAGGCCACGGCACCGACACGATGCACCACACTGCTGCCATCCTCTCATTCATGGTCCAGAACTCGCCCGTCCCGATTGTGATGGTCGGCTCCCAAAGGTCGAGCGACAGGCCCTCAAGCGACGCCGCCATGACCCTGATCTGCTCCACCATGACCGCTGCGAAGTGCGACATCGCAGAGGTAATGGTTTGCATGTTTGGACCCACGAGCGAGGAGTACTGCCTCCTCCACCGCGGCACGAGGGTCAGGAAGATGCACTCGAGCTACAGGTCCACCTTCAGGACAATAGGTGATATACCTCTCGCCATGGTCTCGCCACAGTGGGGCTTCAGGTACCTCAGGCAGGACTACAAGAAAAGGAGAAGGGACAGGGACATTATTATAGACACGAAGTTCGATGACAGGGTTGCGATAGTTTACTATTATCCGGCGATGAAGCCCGACATCATCGACTCCCTCATTGACCATGGGTACAGGGGAATTGTGATAGCGGGCACGGGCCTCGGACACGTGAACAAGCCCCTCTACCCATCCCTGAAAAGGGCGAAGGAAGAGGGAATCGCCATGTTCATGACCGTGCAGACCCTCTGGGGCTACGTCCAGATGTATGTTTATGACACTGGGCGGGACCTGATGGAGCTGGGCGTTGTCCCGGCCGCCAACATGCTCCCCGAGGTGGCTTATGTGAAGCTCGGCTGGGTGCTCGGCCACACCCAGAACCCAGAGGAGGTCAAAAAAATGATGCTCACGCCCATCGCCGGCGAAATCACAGAGAGGGAGCCTTTCAACGGCTACCTGATAATGCAGGGCGGAATACCCGAAGTTGAAGAATTCGTCAGCAAGCACTTCCACTGA